The genomic stretch TGTTCTATTAAATTTTAATTTTATTTTTTTTATACCGATTGTATATATGTAATAGTCCAATATACCGATACGGAAATGATTTATTCATAACTTATTTTATTTTAAAGGTATTCATGATCTCAAAAGTTCTGTTGCAAGATTTCCTATCGGCATAACAGATTCTAAGCACAATTTGTTTTACTAATTTGCTAAGATTCTGTATAAATTGTACTATAACATCTATGTCATCGGCATAACCATTGTAAAATTTAAAATATCCTTTGGACTATTTTAAATTAACAATTGGTATTACACGAAATTTTTAATGAGAAACAAAGAAAAATTTTACTTCTTTCTTATCATCATAAGCCCATCACGCAAGGGGAGAAGGATATTTTCAACGCGTTCATCATTTTGAATAAAATCATTAAACTCTTTAATGCCACGTGTTTCCTTGTCGGATGATTTTTCTTCCATAACTTTTCCATCCCACAGTACATTGTCGGCAACAATGATTCCGCCGGGTTTCACTTTATCAAAAACCAATTTGTAATAATCAAGGTATTGTTCTTTGTCGGCATCGATAAAAACCAGGTCGAATGTTTCATTCATCTTTGGAAGCAATTCAAGTGCATCACCGATATGTAATTTTATTTTTTCTGAAAAGCCTGATTTATCAATGTATTTGCGAATTATTTCTTCAAACTCGGGATTGATCTCGATACAATGTAACACACCGTTTTTTTGTAATCCTTCAGCAAGGCATATTGCCGAATAGCCTGTATATGTACCTATTTCAAGAATATTTTCAGGTTGTAACATTTTGCTGATGATGCTAAGCAGTCGACCTTGTAAATGTCCTGAAAGCATACGCGGGTAAATCATTTTAACATGTGTTTCCCTGTTGAGTTCCTTTAATAATGCAGGTTCTTCTGATGTATGTTCTTCTGCGTATTGCAAAATTTCATATTCTGATTTCATAATGCCGATTTAAATATTAGCATACTGAGTTTACGTGTTGAAAAAATATCATTGGCAACATCCATCAGCTGGTTTGCTGTGATGTCGTCAATTTTTCTGCTTATCTCTTCAAGAGTATCTACTTTATGGTACACAGAAAAACTTTTTCCCATCGAAAGCATTTCATTTAAATTGTGGTCGTATGAAATAGCCAGTTGTCCGATGAGTTGTTGCTTGGCATATTTAAGCTGAAGCGATCCTATTTTGTTTTCACGCAGTTTCTGAAGTTCTTTATGAACCAGTAATATTACTTTTTCCATGTACTGGTCTTCGGTGCCCATATAAATCTCGAAAGAACCCGTGTCGGAATAAGGGTTGTATGATGAATCGATATTGTAGCAGAAACCAAATTTTTCTCTTATGTTCATACTCAGGCGCGAGTTCATTCCTTGTCCGCCAAGAATATTACTTAGCAGTATCAGCGGGTTTTTCATTTTATGTTTGCTGCTGTATGCATGATTACCTATAACACAATGAGTCTGGTGTATGGGTTTTGAAATTATTTTTTCAAAAGTTTTATTTCCGGTAAAATGTTTTCGTTCCCATTTCCTTGTGTTATTAGCTTTTTCACCGTAATGTTTTAATGCCAGTGTTTTCAGTTCTTCAAAAGAAATATTCCCTACGGAGCATATCACTACCTGGTTGGTGTTATAACAACGTTTAATGAAGCGCTGAAGTTTTGAGCGCGAAATGGACCTTATACTTTTTGGCGTGCCCAGAACGTAGCGGCCTATAGAGTGATTTCCAAATAACTGTTTTTCGAATTCGTCAATAATTTCTTCAGCGGGATTATCTTTATATGAATTGATCTCATCGAGCACCACATCTTTTTCTTTTTCAATTTCCTTTTCAGGGAATGTTGAATTGAAAACAATATCCGACATCAATTCCAATGCACGTTCATAATATTTATTCAGGAAAGAAGTGTATACACAGGTATCTTCTTTAGAAGTGAATGCATTAATTTCGCCGCCAACATTTTCCATGCGTGATAATACCTGGAACATATTACGGTTGGAAGTGCCTTTAAAAATAACATGTTCAATAAAATGAGCAATGCCCTGTTCGTTCTCATTTTCATCGCGCGAACCGGTATTGATTATAACTGCGCAATGCGATACAAGCGAAGGGGTTTGTTTGTGAACAAGCTGGATGCCGTTAGGTAAAGTATAGTTCTGGTACATTATTTTTTATATTCCTGCAAAAGTAATCAGAATTGTTGGCCGGAGGAAGAAATATAATTTATAGAAAAAAGAAATAGTTTATTGTTTTGGATTACTGGTCTTCTCGATTGGATGAATTATTTTAAGTTCGATAAGCTTTTCTTTTGGAGTATAGCGTAAACATAACCCTATAGCAGCAATAATGATTATCCTGATAATAAGTTTGCTGCCTAAATTTTGTTTCTGCATAACACTTATGACAATTGATAAAAGAAGCGTCATACACCCGGTATTGATCATTACGATATACCCAGGATAGTTTTGGATGCGAAATAATATTCCAACAACACAGATACTAAATGCCCAATAAACTAATTTATTTAAAAATTTTACCATTACTGATGCATCCGGTTCCATTGACTTATAAGCGAGTAAAAAATAAACCAATGAAAGAGTTCCTAACGATATTAAAAGTAAAATTCTTCCTTGTGAAATGTCAAATGATTTTAAGATCAAGCCTGTTAATATAAATAATACTGCAATACTTTCAATGGCTGTTAATTTCGTGATTAATTTATTGGCAAGTTTGGCAAGGATTTCATTTTGATTATTCATGAGTGTTTTTTTTTGATTAAAAATTATTTTTTTCAATTCGGTTTTTTACTGTGGTCCATGTTTCGGTGATCAGGAAACTTTCTTCCATGTATGCAATTATTTTTTCAAAACGTTTCATTGGTATGGCAAATGATAAAACATTTTCGGGAACACATGGACGTGCCGAAGGGTCGAACATTCCTATAACGGCTCTTTGTCGTTCTGTTTTACTTTCAAGAAAAGGATAATAAACAATACTTCCGCAACCTGCGCCAAATGGAGTAATGGTGCCGTTGGGGTCAACCTGGTCGAAATTGGCAAGCGTGAACAATCCCGACAACACATCAGGTTTTGCAAAAAATATAACTACATCCGGTTCATCGGTTTCACTAATATTATCCCAACGTTTGAAAACAATATTTTTCCCTTCGATTGGCAGTTTGCTTTGATTCTTCATTAATTCCAAAACCATTTCCGGAGTGTGGATATAACGTTCGCCTTCCATGTTTGCATTTCCGCACGAAAGAAAATACTCAAAACCCGGACGCATTTTATCGGTAAAGCCCAAATATCTTTTAGCGCCGCCACAGGCAATAGCATCAGCCTGATAGACGAGCGATTTTCCATTTCTTACTTTTGCCAATTCACAAATAAGGCAACTTCTTCCTTTAGGTTTTTCTGCCCATTCAGCGCCAGCATCATTATCGGAATAAAAAAAAGTTATTGGAAGCTCGGCATTACCAAAATATTTTTTCCAAAGTGTGATGAATTTTTCTTTCAGTTCGGGTTTCATGATTTGAAAATTATTTTTTATGTGGAATACTATCTATTTGTCAAAATAAATGAACATAAGAATAAAAAGATTAATATGATAAAATATTTTTCAAAAATTATAACGTTCTCGCACTTGCTGTTCGGTGGCGGTTTTAACCGATAAATTATCTAGAAAGCACTAAAGCTTGCCTTACTGCTTTCCTGTCCAACGAGCCACAAACCCACCACTGACAGCAAATGCGTGTTAGCGGTTCGGGCTTCCTTTTGTCCGAAGCCGTCAAGTCCAGTGTCCGCACAACTGTTCATTAGAAGTTTGTTATCGTGTTCGTTAAGTTTGTGGTCATGTCGTCTGTTCCTCTTTTACATAATAGCTCTCTAAAAACCTAAGTGTGTTAGATATTTTTTGTTGCACTCTGTCGTCAGCAACTGATTTGTTGTATTGAGCAAAATTATCACGAATGTTCTTGCTCATATTTTTTAGTGCCTCATCATTGACTGTACCTTTTACAATATTCAAAACAAATTCGTCTGCTCTTTCGTTTCCTGTTTTGTAAGGTACTTTATATCTTTTAGCATAAGGTAAAAGAAATTCGTCAAGATTATGTCCTCTGTTTGCAATTTCAGTTGTAAAACTTTCGTCAAGAACTGTCCCTGCCCAATGTTGTTCGTCCGCTCTTAAATGTGCTTTCACAAGACCCTTACCGTAAACGGAATTGATATTGTAAATACCACCACCTCCATTATTTTGTTTAAAGTCAACATAAACCATCTCTCCAAAAACCAAAGAACCTCTTACAGGAAAACAAAAGTCAATCGCTTGCCAGTTGAATTTGTAAGCGACTTCAAGAATTTCTATAAGCGAAGTTTCGCTGGTGTCGTTTGTGAAGAAAACAACTGTGTCAGAAAAGTTGATGCAGTTAATTTTTGATTTTGAAATATCTGCAATCACTCCGTGAGGTGCATCTTTAAACTTACCTTGTCCAAGTGCACTTTCCATGTCCCGAAAATTGTTGCCGATAATTCGACTTTGATATTCCAAGTCGTTGTTCTCAATGAACTCCTTAAAACCTAAGTAGTCAAAATATGCAATAAATCTATTCATGTCCTGTCATTGTTTCTGTTCGTTTTTTTACAATCAGTTTCAAGTTAGCTCTATCGTCTTAGCCTGACCGCTAACTTTAGTATTGCTCTATTGAATATATTTCTTCTAAATCATTACTTCAACTTAGCCGGGTAATCTTTATCAAAATAAATCCAGAATGTTGGCGAGTAACCTCTAAGGTTAAGGGAATCATCATAGTTTTCGCGCATCAGCATTACGCCGCAAACTTTTTTATTGAAAGAAAGTTTTTTATCATCATACGACCATTCTTCCAGGAAACGCACTTTAGAAATTTCTTTTATATCTGTTATGTTTTTAATCACGGTGTCCTTATACACATTAGTATTATTGGGATCCTGGATTGAAATGGTATCTACTTTATTAAGAATACCTTTTGCCTGTTCGGGTGTAAGCGGTGTATTATCGTAATCGTAGGCTTTTACCTTACCTGTATATGCAAGGTCGAGAATGGTTTTTACAAAATTCTCTCTTTTGGAACCTTCAATATTTTCGCGCCACCAGTCGTAATCAGCATTGGGCGATTTTATAAAAACATCATACTGTATACGCTCAACCAAAATATTCTTGTCTTTGTTTTCGGTTTCGGTATTGCTGTTATTGCTGCACGATAACATAAATAATGCAGGCAGCGAAAGCAGGAAAAAAGAAATTTTTTTCATAATGTTTGTGTTTAGTTTTTTATAAATGTTCCTGAATAAATATTTTTGAGTGTGCTTATTTTAATAACATAAAAACCCCCGGGTTTATTGTTCACGTTTACTGAAATGCTTTTATTCGCGGGCATAGTTAATTTTTCGGAATGCACAATATCGCCAATGCTATTGTATATTGTCATATCGGCTTTTTCATTTTCATTGATACCGGGGATATTGATATTTATTTCGCTTTCTGCAGGATTGGGATATAACTGCACTTTATCATTATGCAATTTATTTTCTGGAATGGAAAGCGTGGAATAAGAATCGAAATACATTATGTACGAACCGGGAATGATTACTGTTGGATTGCCGATTATTTCGTTTTCATTCTGCATAATTCTGTAATCGTCTTCTGTGTGTAATTCAATAGAACTTCCAAAGGTAGCGCTGATAATTCCTTTCTTAGCCAGGTATGACCTGTACAATCCGCATGATACCTGCATTGTAGAACTTGAGCCCCCTGCATTCCAATGAAAGCTGGAATCTTCCTGGAATGTATAACCATCAATTGATGAACACCTGATCAGTCCCGAATCATTTTTAGTTAAGAAAAGATTCCATAAGGAGTTTACTTTGAAAACATCGGGGTTGGAAATGCCTGCTGAATCAAAATAACTAATTCCGGGTTCTTCGGTAAATGTAACTCCATCAGAGGATGCAGCATGATGTAATTCAATATGTGAGTTGTGATCGTAGCTCAGATAAAATAATCTTATTCTCCAGTCGGGAAGCATTACAGCACAAGGGTCCGACTTGTGTACAACAGATGAGCCATTGATAATTACTTCTTGTGGTGTTGAAAAAAAATCACCATCCGGCGAAGAGGTAACCATTATCTTTTCAGTATCGGCAGCACTTTCCATTTTTACATAATACAATAATACCTGGTATGCTGAATCAATTACTGCGCTGGGTTTTGCTGCCGGGGAAATTGAAAATGCAAAATCGCGGGTAAAATCAATTTCATTAATTGATGAGGCCATATATACTTTACGTTCCCAGGGATTATATGTTTGAGAAAAAACAAAAGAACATGAAAATATTATGGAAAAGAAAAAGAAATATTTTTTCATCGTAGGGAATTTTATGGGATAAAGTTAGAAAAATTATTTTAAAACCTATTTATACTCGTTCTTATCAAGAATGCA from Bacteroidales bacterium encodes the following:
- a CDS encoding O-methyltransferase, with product MKSEYEILQYAEEHTSEEPALLKELNRETHVKMIYPRMLSGHLQGRLLSIISKMLQPENILEIGTYTGYSAICLAEGLQKNGVLHCIEINPEFEEIIRKYIDKSGFSEKIKLHIGDALELLPKMNETFDLVFIDADKEQYLDYYKLVFDKVKPGGIIVADNVLWDGKVMEEKSSDKETRGIKEFNDFIQNDERVENILLPLRDGLMMIRKK
- a CDS encoding pitrilysin family protein translates to MYQNYTLPNGIQLVHKQTPSLVSHCAVIINTGSRDENENEQGIAHFIEHVIFKGTSNRNMFQVLSRMENVGGEINAFTSKEDTCVYTSFLNKYYERALELMSDIVFNSTFPEKEIEKEKDVVLDEINSYKDNPAEEIIDEFEKQLFGNHSIGRYVLGTPKSIRSISRSKLQRFIKRCYNTNQVVICSVGNISFEELKTLALKHYGEKANNTRKWERKHFTGNKTFEKIISKPIHQTHCVIGNHAYSSKHKMKNPLILLSNILGGQGMNSRLSMNIREKFGFCYNIDSSYNPYSDTGSFEIYMGTEDQYMEKVILLVHKELQKLRENKIGSLQLKYAKQQLIGQLAISYDHNLNEMLSMGKSFSVYHKVDTLEEISRKIDDITANQLMDVANDIFSTRKLSMLIFKSAL
- a CDS encoding DUF169 domain-containing protein, whose translation is MKPELKEKFITLWKKYFGNAELPITFFYSDNDAGAEWAEKPKGRSCLICELAKVRNGKSLVYQADAIACGGAKRYLGFTDKMRPGFEYFLSCGNANMEGERYIHTPEMVLELMKNQSKLPIEGKNIVFKRWDNISETDEPDVVIFFAKPDVLSGLFTLANFDQVDPNGTITPFGAGCGSIVYYPFLESKTERQRAVIGMFDPSARPCVPENVLSFAIPMKRFEKIIAYMEESFLITETWTTVKNRIEKNNF
- a CDS encoding T9SS type A sorting domain-containing protein, with protein sequence MKKYFFFFSIIFSCSFVFSQTYNPWERKVYMASSINEIDFTRDFAFSISPAAKPSAVIDSAYQVLLYYVKMESAADTEKIMVTSSPDGDFFSTPQEVIINGSSVVHKSDPCAVMLPDWRIRLFYLSYDHNSHIELHHAASSDGVTFTEEPGISYFDSAGISNPDVFKVNSLWNLFLTKNDSGLIRCSSIDGYTFQEDSSFHWNAGGSSSTMQVSCGLYRSYLAKKGIISATFGSSIELHTEDDYRIMQNENEIIGNPTVIIPGSYIMYFDSYSTLSIPENKLHNDKVQLYPNPAESEININIPGINENEKADMTIYNSIGDIVHSEKLTMPANKSISVNVNNKPGGFYVIKISTLKNIYSGTFIKN